Proteins encoded in a region of the Brevefilum fermentans genome:
- a CDS encoding four helix bundle protein — translation MIKKMANRHDQIAYRDLQVWEKSMVLANLVIKAVDEIDAPRKHFRMIEQLESAVTSIPMNIAEGKGRNSKKEFIQFLYISRSSIYETLTLLEIFQQLGWLSEEKFNDLERQAIEIIKMIKGLINAISRSA, via the coding sequence ATGATTAAAAAAATGGCAAATCGTCATGATCAAATCGCATATAGAGATTTACAGGTTTGGGAAAAGAGCATGGTTTTAGCTAACCTGGTCATTAAAGCTGTTGATGAGATAGATGCACCCCGTAAACACTTCCGTATGATTGAACAATTAGAATCTGCAGTCACTTCGATCCCAATGAATATCGCTGAGGGCAAAGGCAGGAATTCAAAAAAGGAGTTCATCCAATTTTTGTATATTTCTCGTAGTTCAATTTACGAAACATTGACTTTGCTTGAAATTTTTCAACAACTTGGTTGGTTATCTGAGGAAAAATTTAATGACCTTGAAAGACAGGCCATTGAAATAATCAAAATGATAAAGGGATTAATCAACGCTATTTCAAGAAGTGCATAA
- a CDS encoding VanZ family protein yields the protein MNNFLRKRWTPLIVWMLIIILASSNVNPLFGLDRTLRGITLLGINLVLTITLIAQLFAYLILAVFLVRALAWTKDPGALVLLTVFLLALLFALANEGVQILIPRRPFDWRDLLTAGWGALLGLVGYVLLRRQPAQSDEEADLLL from the coding sequence ATGAACAATTTTCTCCGTAAACGCTGGACTCCTCTTATTGTCTGGATGTTGATCATCATCCTCGCCTCCAGCAACGTCAACCCCCTGTTCGGCTTGGACCGCACCTTGCGCGGCATCACCCTGTTGGGCATCAACCTTGTGTTGACCATCACCCTGATCGCCCAGCTTTTCGCCTACCTTATCCTGGCGGTGTTTCTTGTCCGTGCCCTGGCGTGGACGAAAGACCCCGGCGCCCTGGTGTTGCTGACCGTGTTTTTGCTCGCCCTCCTGTTTGCACTGGCAAACGAGGGCGTTCAAATCCTGATCCCCCGCCGCCCCTTTGACTGGCGCGACCTGCTGACAGCCGGCTGGGGCGCACTGCTGGGCTTGGTCGGCTATGTCCTCTTACGCCGCCAACCCGCCCAATCAGATGAAGAAGCGGATTTATTGTTGTAA
- a CDS encoding DegT/DnrJ/EryC1/StrS family aminotransferase has protein sequence MHWKIPLSDLNYGPEEEEAVSAVIRSGWLSMGAVTQAFEAEFAAFVGAKHALALTNATAALHLACLACDLGPGDEVILPALTFVASANAVRYTGATPVFADIESEDWLTLAPSAIEAAITPRTRAIMVMHYAGFPCDMPAITAIARAHNLAVIEDAAHAVGASLDNRALGTWGDLGCYSFFANKNLSTAEGGMLVTDDDALAEKVRLLRSHGMTTLTWDRHHGHASTYDVVELGYNYRIDELRSALGRVQLTRVAAGNARRAELTSLYRHLLAQSAPQISMPFSQPRGQSSYHILPILLPEGVNKPAFMAKMRAEGIQTSWHYPPVHTFHAYAKNNQALSSRLPLTEAVAARQVTLPLFPTMTEEQVTCVVKGVADSSKL, from the coding sequence TTGCACTGGAAAATTCCCCTTTCTGATCTCAACTACGGCCCCGAAGAAGAAGAAGCCGTCTCCGCGGTGATCCGGTCGGGCTGGCTCTCCATGGGCGCTGTCACCCAGGCTTTTGAAGCCGAGTTCGCCGCCTTTGTGGGCGCCAAACATGCCCTGGCGCTGACCAATGCCACCGCCGCGCTGCACCTGGCCTGTCTGGCTTGCGACCTGGGTCCCGGTGACGAGGTCATCCTCCCCGCGCTGACCTTCGTTGCTTCCGCCAACGCCGTGCGTTACACCGGCGCCACGCCCGTCTTTGCCGACATCGAATCTGAAGATTGGCTGACCCTCGCCCCGTCTGCAATTGAAGCTGCCATCACCCCGCGCACCAGGGCGATCATGGTCATGCATTACGCCGGTTTCCCCTGCGACATGCCCGCCATCACTGCCATCGCCCGCGCCCACAACCTGGCGGTGATCGAAGACGCCGCCCACGCCGTCGGCGCCTCATTGGATAACCGTGCCCTGGGGACCTGGGGCGACTTGGGCTGCTATTCCTTCTTCGCCAACAAGAACCTCTCCACAGCTGAAGGCGGCATGCTCGTCACCGATGACGATGCGCTGGCTGAAAAAGTTCGTCTGCTACGCTCCCACGGAATGACCACCCTCACCTGGGACCGCCACCACGGGCACGCCAGCACCTATGATGTGGTTGAGCTGGGCTACAACTATCGTATCGATGAGCTGCGATCCGCCCTGGGACGCGTGCAGCTGACCCGAGTCGCCGCTGGCAATGCCCGCCGCGCCGAGCTGACCTCCCTCTATCGCCATCTACTGGCACAATCTGCACCGCAGATCAGCATGCCCTTCTCCCAACCGCGCGGCCAATCCAGCTACCACATCCTGCCGATCCTGCTGCCGGAAGGCGTCAACAAGCCGGCTTTTATGGCGAAGATGAGGGCAGAAGGTATTCAGACCTCCTGGCACTACCCGCCCGTCCACACCTTTCACGCCTATGCGAAAAACAACCAGGCGCTCTCTTCACGTCTGCCTCTCACCGAAGCTGTCGCAGCCCGCCAGGTGACCCTGCCCCTCTTTCCAACCATGACCGAAGAGCAGGTCACCTGCGTGGTGAAGGGAGTGGCTGATAGCTCAAAGTTATAA
- a CDS encoding four helix bundle protein, whose product MTESYKFQNLDVYKLSLEYIKAVYELKSKLPEHEKFNLTGQISRVATSIALNIAEGSTGQSNLEQKRFLGLAIRSYLETIACLDIIEKFGYINKDEIYALRQQGHLLFIKLSAFKKAMK is encoded by the coding sequence ATGACTGAATCTTATAAATTCCAGAATCTGGATGTTTACAAATTGTCACTGGAATATATAAAAGCAGTTTATGAACTAAAATCCAAGCTCCCTGAGCATGAAAAATTCAACCTGACTGGCCAAATATCCAGAGTAGCCACATCGATTGCCCTCAATATCGCTGAAGGTTCTACAGGTCAATCCAACCTTGAACAAAAAAGATTCCTTGGTTTGGCGATTCGATCCTATCTTGAAACAATTGCTTGCCTGGATATCATTGAGAAATTTGGATATATTAACAAAGATGAAATATATGCGTTACGCCAACAAGGACATCTACTTTTCATCAAGTTGTCCGCGTTTAAAAAAGCAATGAAATAA
- a CDS encoding nucleotidyltransferase family protein, with translation MKAVILAGGRGTRLAPYTYVFPKPMMPVGDKAILEILLRQMKRSGVNKVILTVGHLAHLIQSFFQDGQQFDLEITYSYETKPLGTSGPLALIPNLDKTFLVSNGDVLTLLDIEDFLAFHRQQGGICTLAVHQHQLHIDLGVVQQNDDDFSVTGYIEKPTLDYKVSMGMYIFEPRVLDYIPKDEYLDFPDLVHKLLAAGEKVIGYPFNGYWMDLGNPEDYAQANRDFEKMRAQFLPGE, from the coding sequence ATGAAAGCCGTTATTCTTGCCGGTGGGCGTGGCACCCGCCTTGCCCCCTACACCTATGTTTTCCCGAAACCGATGATGCCCGTTGGCGACAAAGCCATCCTCGAAATCCTCCTGCGACAAATGAAGCGCAGCGGCGTCAATAAGGTCATCTTAACTGTCGGGCACTTGGCACACCTGATACAATCCTTTTTCCAGGATGGCCAGCAATTCGACCTCGAGATCACCTACTCCTACGAGACCAAACCCCTGGGAACCTCCGGGCCACTGGCTCTGATACCCAACCTGGACAAAACCTTCCTGGTCAGCAACGGGGACGTGCTCACCCTGCTGGATATCGAGGATTTTCTCGCCTTCCATCGCCAACAGGGCGGCATCTGCACCCTTGCCGTGCACCAGCACCAACTGCACATTGATCTTGGTGTGGTTCAGCAAAATGATGATGATTTTTCAGTCACCGGTTATATCGAAAAACCGACGCTGGATTACAAGGTCAGTATGGGCATGTACATCTTTGAACCCCGGGTGCTGGATTACATCCCCAAAGACGAATACCTGGATTTCCCTGACCTGGTGCACAAACTGCTGGCTGCAGGCGAAAAAGTGATCGGCTATCCCTTCAACGGCTACTGGATGGACCTCGGCAACCCTGAAGACTATGCCCAGGCCAACCGCGACTTCGAGAAAATGCGCGCCCAATTCCTGCCGGGAGAGTAA
- a CDS encoding GDP-mannose 4,6-dehydratase, which yields MNTSLNAKSILITGAGGFIGSTLVQSLVEMGARVRAFVRYTSRGDSGLLQLLPVDVRQRVEIIAGDLCDPDAIMKAVNGMEIVFHLGALISIPYSYLHPVEVVESNVLGTLNVLQACRAHGCRMVHTSTSEVYGTALRVPIDEDHPLQGQSPYSASKIGADKLVESYYRAFDVDAVTLRPFNTYGPGQSARAVIPTIITQALTQDVIRLGNLDAKRDFTYLSDTVNGFIKAAQTPGLAGETINLGYGAEVSIGELAHRVIELVGRPVRIEVQPERLRPEKSEVMRLLSDNRKARHLLGWQPNVDIHTGLQQTIDWIRQHLDLYRVGKYEF from the coding sequence ATGAACACATCTCTTAATGCAAAATCCATCTTAATCACCGGCGCCGGGGGTTTTATTGGTAGCACATTAGTTCAATCGCTGGTTGAAATGGGCGCCCGGGTACGCGCATTTGTCCGCTATACATCCCGCGGCGATAGCGGCTTGCTGCAATTACTGCCAGTCGATGTCCGCCAGCGCGTCGAGATCATTGCAGGTGACCTGTGCGACCCCGATGCAATCATGAAAGCTGTAAATGGCATGGAGATCGTCTTTCACCTTGGCGCTTTGATCTCGATCCCCTACTCTTATCTCCACCCGGTTGAAGTGGTCGAAAGCAACGTGCTGGGCACGCTCAACGTACTGCAAGCCTGCCGTGCCCATGGCTGCCGCATGGTACATACCTCCACCAGCGAGGTCTACGGCACTGCACTGCGCGTTCCCATTGACGAGGATCACCCTCTGCAGGGACAATCGCCCTATTCTGCCAGCAAAATTGGCGCGGATAAACTCGTCGAGAGTTATTACCGCGCCTTTGACGTGGACGCCGTCACTCTGCGACCCTTCAACACCTATGGACCCGGTCAATCCGCACGGGCGGTGATCCCAACCATCATCACCCAGGCTCTCACCCAGGATGTGATCCGCCTGGGAAACCTGGACGCGAAACGGGATTTCACCTATCTCAGTGACACGGTAAACGGATTTATCAAAGCAGCCCAAACACCCGGGCTTGCTGGTGAGACCATCAACCTCGGCTATGGCGCCGAAGTCAGCATCGGTGAACTGGCCCATCGGGTCATTGAGCTGGTTGGTCGTCCGGTGCGCATCGAGGTCCAGCCCGAACGCCTACGTCCAGAGAAATCGGAGGTCATGCGATTGCTGTCCGATAACCGCAAAGCCCGCCACTTACTCGGTTGGCAGCCCAATGTTGATATCCATACGGGCTTGCAGCAAACTATCGACTGGATCCGCCAGCATCTGGATTTGTATCGAGTCGGGAAATATGAGTTTTAG
- a CDS encoding sugar transferase, whose protein sequence is MKQTADNKKRPTKTQTAKSGQALPSTRRGLTAFVKRSFDFFISAFGLLFLSPFFILIALSIKLDSPGPIFYKATRVGKNGKPFQMLKFRSMYDQPRTNAGSPLTINNDERVTPIGKWLRATKVNELPQLWNVLIGEMSLVGPRPEDPQFVEKWSPEERKTILSVKPGITSPATIVYRDEEKLLFGDGFMDAYLKDILPDKLRLDQLYVANHTFINDLDVLFMTLIVILPKLRSLQVKERWFFSGVFYTITHRVLNWFIVDLFVNLFMIGLSGLIWRLSSVINLGIPTFLLGAFLASAFLTIINSLLGLHRIDWSRASPTYTLDFAISVGITLVIVWLINRYWLTEPHIPFALMWLMSVMVFIGLVAARYRERLLTGLANRWILFRGHRASFGERMLIVGAGELGELTLWMLQRSTFRDLFAVIGIVDDDPRKRNIEIMSHRVLGTTDDIPELVSRYQIGLILFAIANCPPDRIQKILSICQSTEANTIVVPDVIAVLRQSLSLTEEPQST, encoded by the coding sequence ATGAAGCAAACAGCTGACAACAAAAAAAGGCCAACTAAAACTCAAACAGCAAAATCCGGTCAGGCTTTGCCGAGTACCCGGCGCGGCTTGACCGCCTTCGTCAAGCGAAGTTTTGACTTTTTTATTTCAGCTTTCGGCTTGCTGTTCCTTTCACCCTTTTTTATCTTGATCGCCCTCTCCATCAAACTGGACTCACCCGGCCCAATATTCTACAAAGCCACACGCGTCGGAAAAAACGGGAAGCCATTCCAGATGTTAAAGTTCCGCTCGATGTACGACCAACCCAGGACCAACGCGGGCTCTCCGCTCACCATCAACAACGACGAGCGCGTCACACCAATCGGTAAATGGTTGCGAGCCACAAAAGTCAACGAACTTCCGCAACTTTGGAATGTCCTGATTGGCGAGATGAGTCTGGTCGGTCCCCGACCTGAAGATCCTCAATTTGTTGAAAAATGGTCCCCGGAAGAACGGAAAACAATCCTCTCGGTAAAACCAGGTATCACCAGTCCGGCCACAATTGTTTATCGCGATGAAGAAAAGCTTCTATTCGGCGATGGTTTTATGGATGCGTACCTGAAAGATATCCTGCCCGATAAATTACGATTAGATCAGCTCTACGTTGCTAATCACACCTTTATCAACGACTTGGACGTGCTGTTCATGACACTAATTGTCATCCTTCCCAAACTTCGCAGCCTTCAAGTTAAAGAACGCTGGTTCTTTTCTGGAGTGTTCTATACCATCACCCATCGCGTGCTAAACTGGTTCATTGTGGATTTGTTTGTGAACCTGTTCATGATTGGATTATCCGGCCTGATCTGGCGTCTGAGTTCGGTGATCAATTTGGGCATTCCGACCTTTTTACTGGGTGCATTTCTGGCCTCCGCGTTCCTGACGATCATCAACAGCTTACTGGGATTGCATCGCATCGATTGGTCACGAGCCAGCCCCACCTATACGCTTGATTTTGCCATCTCTGTTGGCATCACCCTCGTCATCGTCTGGTTGATCAACCGTTACTGGCTGACCGAACCGCATATTCCCTTCGCCTTGATGTGGCTGATGAGCGTGATGGTCTTCATCGGCCTGGTGGCAGCTCGCTATCGAGAACGTCTCCTCACCGGGCTGGCCAACCGCTGGATCTTGTTTCGCGGTCATCGAGCTTCCTTCGGTGAGCGCATGCTGATCGTCGGCGCCGGTGAGCTGGGAGAATTGACCCTCTGGATGCTCCAGCGCAGCACCTTTCGCGATCTGTTCGCGGTGATCGGCATCGTTGACGATGACCCCCGGAAACGCAATATTGAGATCATGAGCCACAGGGTTCTGGGTACCACCGACGACATCCCGGAACTGGTTTCCCGCTATCAGATCGGGTTGATCTTGTTTGCCATTGCAAATTGTCCACCCGATCGCATCCAAAAGATACTCTCTATCTGTCAATCTACCGAAGCCAATACCATCGTTGTTCCCGATGTGATTGCGGTATTGAGACAATCATTATCCTTAACTGAAGAACCCCAAAGCACATGA
- a CDS encoding four helix bundle protein → MCFLHIARGSFFVTLTLIKIFIMWKWIDKDLFNPLLTQSNEIARMINDLFQSIRQKFSNALHI, encoded by the coding sequence ATTTGTTTTCTTCACATTGCCAGGGGATCTTTTTTTGTCACATTAACATTGATTAAAATATTTATTATGTGGAAATGGATTGACAAAGATTTATTTAATCCCTTGTTAACACAGTCCAATGAGATTGCCAGAATGATCAATGATCTCTTTCAATCAATCAGGCAAAAATTTTCTAATGCGCTACATATTTAA
- a CDS encoding class I SAM-dependent methyltransferase: MPQQDLERLKKEYQRRADPAYYKNTYSFSNPAYVFMLQSQERALLSCLKEFGFQSLNQSKILEIGCGRGGVMLGFLRYGATASNLSGIDILLDRVVLAKQTLPESKISCADGQFLPYESAQFDILLQFTAFSSILDPQIKRNMASEMLRVLKPDGVILWYDFWWNPTNPQTAGIKPKEIKILFSNCVFKLHKITLAPPIARLIVPISWALAVILESLKVFNSHYLAIITKQ; encoded by the coding sequence ATGCCTCAACAAGATCTTGAACGATTAAAGAAAGAATATCAACGCAGGGCGGACCCCGCATACTACAAAAATACTTATTCATTCTCAAACCCTGCCTATGTTTTCATGCTCCAATCCCAGGAACGTGCTTTATTGTCTTGTCTCAAAGAATTTGGTTTTCAAAGCTTAAACCAATCCAAAATCCTTGAAATCGGATGTGGTCGGGGTGGAGTCATGCTGGGATTCTTGCGCTATGGCGCAACAGCATCAAACCTATCAGGTATTGATATATTGCTCGATCGCGTGGTTTTAGCAAAACAAACTTTACCAGAGTCAAAAATTTCTTGCGCTGATGGCCAATTTCTCCCCTATGAATCTGCTCAATTCGATATCCTTTTACAATTTACTGCATTTTCTTCTATTTTGGACCCGCAAATCAAGCGCAACATGGCTTCCGAGATGCTGCGGGTACTCAAACCTGATGGCGTCATCCTCTGGTATGATTTCTGGTGGAACCCCACCAACCCGCAAACCGCGGGCATCAAACCCAAAGAGATAAAAATTTTATTCAGCAACTGTGTATTTAAGTTACACAAAATCACCCTTGCTCCGCCTATTGCTCGCCTTATCGTCCCCATCTCCTGGGCTTTAGCAGTCATTCTTGAATCGCTTAAAGTCTTCAACAGCCATTATCTAGCAATAATTACAAAGCAATAA
- a CDS encoding glycosyltransferase family 4 protein, translating into MKLLLLTLYYPPEIGAPQARLSELATGLKARGFEVQVLTALPSYPKGKIFPDYRGLWKKETISDIPVFRTWVFPTQKTAMLPRLANYFSFVLSSLFFGIWGFKKVDFILTESPPLFLGITGYLLSRLKRAKWIFNISDLWPESAVRLGAVKPGWALTLSEKLEAFIYRKAWLVTGQTKTTINCINARFPEVKLFHLSNGVDTVRFNPKNFRPEIRKSFSPHGDLIFFYGGLHGLAQGLSQILYCAKGAPEGIRFVFIGDGPEKSLLIKLAQELELTNIEFHDAVASKKMPEILASVDVCLIPLKTTLPGAVPSKLYEAMASAKPVILIADGEPAEIVTSAKVGLAVSPGDGQALMNAIKQLSADEKLRTQFGENGRRTAIKLYNRANITEAFAKYIINKA; encoded by the coding sequence ATGAAGCTACTACTCCTCACTCTGTATTATCCACCTGAAATCGGAGCGCCCCAAGCCAGGCTGTCTGAACTAGCAACCGGTCTGAAGGCGCGTGGTTTTGAAGTCCAAGTCCTCACAGCCCTACCAAGTTATCCAAAGGGGAAAATATTTCCAGATTACAGAGGCTTATGGAAAAAGGAAACTATTTCTGACATCCCTGTTTTTCGCACCTGGGTTTTCCCCACACAAAAGACCGCGATGCTACCCCGTTTAGCAAATTATTTTTCTTTCGTACTTTCATCGCTCTTCTTTGGTATATGGGGGTTTAAAAAGGTGGATTTTATCCTCACTGAAAGTCCCCCTTTGTTTCTGGGGATCACCGGATATCTTCTCAGCCGTCTGAAGCGTGCCAAATGGATCTTCAATATCTCCGATCTTTGGCCAGAATCTGCCGTAAGGTTAGGCGCGGTCAAACCAGGATGGGCGCTGACGCTTTCAGAGAAGCTGGAAGCTTTTATATATCGGAAAGCCTGGCTGGTTACCGGACAAACCAAAACCACTATTAACTGCATTAATGCCCGTTTCCCAGAGGTTAAATTATTTCACCTCTCTAATGGCGTGGACACTGTCCGGTTTAACCCCAAAAATTTCCGTCCGGAAATTAGAAAATCATTTTCGCCCCACGGTGATCTGATCTTTTTTTATGGTGGTTTACACGGGTTGGCACAGGGTTTGAGTCAAATTCTTTACTGCGCCAAAGGCGCTCCTGAAGGAATTCGATTTGTTTTCATCGGGGATGGACCTGAAAAATCCTTATTAATCAAATTAGCCCAAGAATTAGAACTAACAAATATCGAATTTCATGACGCAGTTGCTAGCAAGAAAATGCCTGAAATTTTGGCTTCAGTCGATGTGTGTTTGATTCCGCTCAAAACCACTCTTCCTGGAGCAGTTCCTTCAAAACTATACGAAGCCATGGCTTCTGCAAAACCTGTCATTTTAATTGCCGATGGTGAGCCGGCTGAGATTGTCACCTCTGCTAAGGTTGGGCTGGCTGTATCGCCTGGGGATGGTCAAGCTTTGATGAATGCGATCAAGCAGCTTTCAGCGGATGAAAAACTACGAACACAATTTGGGGAAAATGGCAGGAGAACAGCGATCAAGCTATATAACAGAGCAAATATCACTGAAGCCTTTGCAAAATATATTATCAACAAAGCTTAA